The following are encoded together in the Pedobacter sp. D749 genome:
- a CDS encoding RagB/SusD family nutrient uptake outer membrane protein: protein MKNIITKIGVLITIATMVTVSSCKKLLYEEPKDAPYEQTFWQSSRDVKSAIAGNYAIMRSAITSKNNRYFMYGDAIAKNYFTIQYGGDGLEGIQGGDFTFQYNINTLANYTLYYKSIAMSNLLLKKVNAMSDAQFSTEDDPAQFRNSAIGQAYFLRALSYFMMVRVWGDVPLVTEVYEDPINAPQLPRSPKAEVMKLIENDCHKAINLLSWSYANTGDAKVTANKGSAYALLAHLYLWRATMSDVSVDAPNLTDVNNADTTINTLINKGGYALTDTANYKNTFIGRSSEGIFEINISENTLEGSNSSIGAYFLNENYIKGSGNNPRFYTNPSYLKDHFKTNTDIRYKKGFDLTNPDKPMSVKYSNVTYRNPGEKLNPYLSNNIIIFRLSDMKLLKAEIALYKKDAATAAGIINDFRKRNDPNPVLIPVGSSVDQVMDEYAYERGKEMYLEGHLFYDLLRTRRYGLIVDWLTESRFRKEGFYWPVDPALFRNNTLLKQTPYWLGKV, encoded by the coding sequence ATGAAAAATATAATCACAAAAATCGGTGTACTTATTACAATAGCTACGATGGTTACCGTAAGTTCCTGTAAAAAGTTATTGTATGAAGAACCTAAAGATGCACCTTATGAGCAAACATTCTGGCAATCATCCAGGGATGTTAAAAGTGCTATCGCTGGTAATTATGCAATAATGCGTAGTGCTATTACCAGTAAAAATAATCGTTATTTTATGTATGGTGATGCTATTGCCAAAAACTATTTTACGATACAATATGGAGGAGACGGTTTAGAAGGGATTCAGGGCGGAGATTTTACCTTTCAATACAATATCAATACGCTGGCAAATTATACGTTGTACTATAAAAGTATTGCGATGTCTAATCTGCTTTTGAAAAAAGTTAATGCCATGAGCGATGCGCAATTTTCAACTGAAGACGATCCTGCTCAATTCCGAAATTCGGCGATTGGTCAGGCATATTTCCTTCGTGCATTAAGTTACTTTATGATGGTGAGGGTATGGGGCGATGTACCATTGGTTACAGAGGTTTATGAAGATCCGATCAATGCACCTCAATTGCCAAGAAGTCCAAAAGCTGAGGTCATGAAATTGATTGAAAATGATTGCCACAAAGCAATTAATTTATTAAGCTGGAGTTATGCCAATACCGGAGACGCAAAGGTTACTGCAAATAAGGGCTCGGCATATGCCCTTTTAGCTCATTTGTATCTTTGGAGAGCAACAATGTCTGATGTTTCAGTTGATGCGCCTAATTTGACTGATGTAAATAATGCTGATACGACAATAAATACATTAATTAACAAGGGAGGTTATGCTTTAACAGATACGGCTAATTATAAAAATACTTTTATTGGTCGATCTTCAGAAGGAATATTTGAAATTAACATTAGCGAGAATACATTGGAAGGTTCTAATAGTTCTATAGGCGCGTATTTTTTAAATGAGAATTATATAAAAGGTAGTGGAAACAATCCTCGTTTTTACACCAATCCTTCGTATCTTAAAGATCATTTCAAAACCAATACCGATATACGTTATAAAAAGGGCTTTGACTTAACCAATCCGGATAAGCCAATGAGTGTAAAATACAGTAATGTAACGTACAGAAATCCTGGAGAGAAGTTAAACCCTTATCTGAGTAATAACATTATCATTTTCAGATTGAGTGATATGAAACTACTTAAGGCCGAGATTGCGCTTTACAAAAAGGATGCGGCTACAGCAGCTGGTATTATTAATGATTTCAGAAAAAGAAATGATCCAAATCCGGTATTAATCCCTGTCGGGAGCTCTGTAGATCAGGTAATGGATGAATATGCTTATGAGCGTGGTAAAGAAATGTACCTGGAAGGACATCTGTTTTATGATTTGCTTAGGACCAGAAGATACGGCCTCATTGTGGATTGGCTTACAGAAAGCAGGTTCAGAAAAGAAGGTTTTTATTGGCCTGTAGATCCTGCATTGTTTAGAAACAATACCTTATTGAAACAAACACCATATTGGTTGGGGAAAGTATAA
- a CDS encoding DUF5007 domain-containing protein — translation MKIRYILGLLLLSLSVIACKKIVNGFLSDSIRYKDNNIYAKRGLPLFQSDRINADGSTPPFTYKLLNLRNEDGSPAPAEFSKEYEITVFKTGANFDPETDVTLELLNKKREVVKKKPMEFNELSGQLTFNKASGFLPLGRYVYDVEMTNGTGTKLFPKLATINVVEPAIDDLFEITDNVANAFNDDTGVATLMKKPTITCTKISSSGARAILKMVDKNGKVFNPKAGEIIQRGDRPVFENYAKFNPVIKTDTAMICDFELAPFPLTKYVTPTTDWGFLMYYRIPSQFVTVDGFPSSPGFSVNPRWSWRLKMEGTYIVEVKFPDVTKK, via the coding sequence ATGAAAATTAGATATATTTTAGGCTTATTACTCTTATCATTAAGTGTAATAGCATGTAAAAAAATAGTAAATGGCTTTCTAAGTGATTCCATTCGATATAAAGACAACAATATTTATGCAAAGAGAGGATTGCCTCTTTTTCAATCAGATAGAATTAATGCAGATGGTTCTACGCCACCGTTTACCTATAAATTGCTCAATTTGAGAAACGAAGATGGTTCCCCTGCGCCTGCCGAGTTCTCTAAAGAATATGAAATCACTGTTTTTAAAACTGGTGCCAATTTTGATCCTGAAACAGATGTAACCCTGGAGTTGTTAAATAAGAAAAGAGAGGTAGTTAAAAAGAAACCAATGGAGTTTAATGAGTTGAGTGGTCAGCTTACCTTTAACAAAGCGTCTGGTTTCTTACCCTTGGGAAGATATGTATATGATGTAGAAATGACGAATGGTACTGGTACTAAGTTGTTTCCTAAGCTAGCGACTATTAACGTGGTGGAGCCCGCAATAGATGATTTATTCGAAATTACTGATAATGTTGCTAATGCATTTAATGATGATACTGGTGTTGCGACACTTATGAAAAAGCCAACTATTACCTGTACAAAAATTTCATCTTCAGGTGCAAGAGCGATACTGAAAATGGTAGATAAGAACGGAAAAGTCTTTAATCCGAAAGCAGGAGAAATCATACAAAGAGGTGATCGACCGGTTTTTGAAAACTATGCAAAGTTTAACCCGGTTATAAAGACTGATACAGCAATGATCTGTGATTTTGAATTAGCGCCTTTTCCACTTACCAAATATGTAACACCAACAACAGATTGGGGATTTTTAATGTATTACCGTATTCCAAGCCAATTTGTAACTGTTGATGGTTTTCCTTCATCGCCAGGTTTTTCTGTAAACCCAAGGTGGTCTTGGAGACTTAAAATGGAAGGTACTTATATTGTAGAAGTTAAATTCCCTGATGTAACTAAAAAATAG
- a CDS encoding DUF4397 domain-containing protein, whose protein sequence is MKNFTTFHFKSITLFVLIAFTALTSCKKTETADPIISYLRIINASPSLATYNAYFNGNMVNSAALPFGGTVNYVSYAAEAYSLKFTTASSTESLLTKTITLNASTYYSSYLINKPAALDVYTISDDLSIPSTDKAYIRFINLSPDAPALDLAKTSATTMLVTNKAYKNASGFVAVDAGTYTLDAKETSSGAVKATSESTSFTAGYHYDIICGGLVAPANDTERPLSLQVIPIK, encoded by the coding sequence ATGAAGAATTTTACCACATTTCATTTCAAATCGATCACTTTATTTGTTCTAATTGCTTTCACCGCACTAACTTCATGTAAAAAAACCGAAACTGCCGATCCTATCATCTCTTATTTAAGGATAATCAATGCATCACCATCTTTGGCAACATACAATGCTTATTTTAACGGTAATATGGTTAATTCAGCAGCTTTACCATTTGGAGGCACTGTTAATTATGTTTCCTACGCAGCTGAAGCTTACAGTTTAAAATTTACAACGGCCAGCAGTACCGAGAGCTTATTAACCAAAACGATTACCTTGAATGCAAGCACCTATTACTCTTCTTATTTGATTAATAAACCTGCTGCATTGGATGTTTATACCATTAGTGATGACCTTTCTATCCCATCAACCGATAAAGCTTACATCCGTTTTATTAACTTATCGCCTGATGCCCCTGCTCTGGATCTGGCAAAAACCAGCGCAACGACCATGCTGGTTACCAATAAAGCTTACAAAAACGCAAGCGGTTTCGTTGCTGTAGATGCCGGAACTTACACATTGGATGCAAAAGAAACTTCATCGGGAGCAGTTAAAGCTACTTCCGAGAGTACCAGTTTTACAGCAGGGTATCATTATGACATTATTTGTGGTGGTTTGGTAGCACCTGCAAATGATACAGAACGACCACTAAGTTTACAGGTTATTCCGATCAAATAA
- a CDS encoding GNAT family N-acetyltransferase yields the protein MDINEFIVQVALPEHRVFAEEIVTEMAESAKARGTGIAKRSPEYISNKMQEGKSVIAFNKDGSWAGFCYIETWSHGQFVANSGLVVSPKYRKAGLAKAIKNEIFGLSRKLYPKAKIFGLTTGLAVMKINSDLGYEPVTYSELTQDEEFWKGCQSCVNFEILKMKERKNCMCTAMLYDPAEKKHEVAKQFAEELQKKPKLYERFMRIKQRLVVKPKPKTGLKALLFLFTFLFNK from the coding sequence ATGGATATTAACGAATTTATAGTGCAGGTTGCACTTCCTGAACATCGTGTATTTGCAGAAGAAATAGTAACCGAGATGGCCGAATCGGCAAAAGCTCGTGGAACAGGCATTGCCAAGCGCTCGCCTGAATACATTTCCAATAAAATGCAAGAAGGTAAATCGGTTATTGCTTTCAACAAAGATGGTTCCTGGGCAGGATTTTGCTATATCGAAACCTGGAGCCACGGCCAGTTTGTAGCCAATAGTGGTTTGGTAGTAAGCCCTAAATACCGCAAAGCCGGATTAGCAAAAGCCATTAAAAATGAAATTTTCGGTTTATCGAGAAAGTTGTATCCAAAGGCAAAAATCTTTGGTTTAACAACTGGTTTAGCGGTGATGAAAATAAATTCAGACCTGGGTTACGAACCAGTAACTTACAGCGAACTTACCCAGGATGAAGAATTTTGGAAAGGCTGCCAGAGTTGCGTAAACTTCGAAATTTTAAAAATGAAAGAACGTAAAAACTGCATGTGTACTGCCATGCTTTACGATCCGGCTGAGAAAAAACACGAAGTAGCTAAGCAATTTGCTGAAGAACTGCAAAAGAAACCTAAGTTATACGAGCGCTTTATGCGCATTAAACAACGTTTAGTTGTTAAACCTAAGCCCAAAACAGGCTTAAAAGCCCTTTTATTTTTATTTACCTTTTTATTTAATAAATAG
- the argG gene encoding argininosuccinate synthase — MKKVVLAFSGGLDTSFCCIYLAQDRGLEVHSVIVNTGGFTDEELQEIEKRAYALGVKSHAVVDETESYYEGCIKYLVFGNVLKNATYPLSVSAERVSQATAIANYVKKIGADYVAHGSTGAGNDQVRFDMIFNILIPEVEIITPIRDLKLSREAEIEYLAQHGVEYSAEKARYSINKGLWGTSVGGKETLTSHETLPESAWPTQVSETESRKIELTFEKGELVAIDGETLAPVRAIQKLQAIAQPFGIGRDIHVGDTIIGIKGRVGFEAAGPIIIIKAHHTLEKHTLTKWQLSWKEQLSSFYGNWLHEGQFHDPIMRNIEAFLADTQKFVSGKVFVELLPYRFQIIGIESNHDLMSNKFGSYGEMNNAWSGEDVKGFSKIFGNQVMIWHKVNGEEA, encoded by the coding sequence ATGAAAAAAGTTGTTTTAGCATTTAGCGGAGGATTAGATACCTCATTTTGTTGTATTTACCTAGCACAGGATCGCGGATTGGAAGTTCACTCGGTAATTGTAAACACCGGTGGTTTCACTGATGAAGAATTGCAGGAAATTGAGAAAAGAGCATATGCTTTAGGCGTAAAATCTCATGCTGTTGTAGATGAAACTGAAAGTTATTATGAAGGTTGTATTAAATACCTGGTTTTTGGTAACGTACTAAAAAATGCAACTTATCCATTATCGGTTAGTGCAGAGCGCGTAAGTCAGGCTACTGCAATTGCAAACTACGTGAAAAAAATCGGTGCAGATTATGTGGCTCATGGTAGTACAGGTGCAGGTAACGACCAGGTACGTTTCGATATGATTTTCAATATCCTTATTCCAGAGGTTGAAATCATTACGCCAATCAGAGATTTAAAACTATCCCGCGAAGCGGAAATTGAATATTTAGCACAACATGGTGTAGAGTATAGCGCTGAAAAAGCAAGATACTCAATTAACAAAGGTTTATGGGGAACTTCAGTAGGAGGAAAGGAAACTTTAACTTCTCACGAAACGTTACCGGAAAGTGCCTGGCCAACCCAGGTTTCTGAAACCGAATCGCGTAAAATTGAACTTACTTTCGAAAAAGGTGAACTGGTAGCGATTGATGGTGAAACATTAGCACCTGTAAGGGCAATTCAAAAATTACAGGCCATTGCGCAACCTTTTGGCATTGGTCGTGATATCCATGTGGGTGATACCATCATTGGTATTAAAGGTCGCGTAGGTTTTGAGGCTGCTGGTCCTATTATCATTATCAAAGCGCACCATACTTTAGAAAAACACACCTTAACCAAATGGCAGTTAAGCTGGAAAGAACAATTATCATCTTTCTATGGCAACTGGTTACACGAAGGCCAGTTTCACGATCCGATTATGCGGAATATTGAGGCTTTTTTAGCTGACACCCAAAAATTTGTGAGCGGTAAAGTGTTTGTTGAATTGTTGCCATACCGTTTCCAGATAATTGGTATTGAATCTAACCACGATTTAATGAGCAATAAATTTGGTAGCTACGGCGAAATGAACAACGCCTGGAGCGGAGAAGATGTTAAAGGTTTCTCTAAAATATTTGGTAACCAGGTAATGATCTGGCACAAGGTGAATGGTGAAGAAGCCTAG
- a CDS encoding cupin domain-containing protein, with the protein MSEILSKDNCLSHYKWGDNCDGWNFVSKPDAVIKQELMPPQTAEKLHFHTYAEQFFFILKGKATFLIEGETFTVDTNKGLQIKAGDKHKILNDGVDDLEFILFSYPSTQNDRTDCE; encoded by the coding sequence ATGAGCGAAATCCTTTCTAAAGATAATTGTTTAAGCCACTATAAATGGGGCGATAATTGTGATGGATGGAATTTTGTAAGCAAGCCTGATGCAGTAATTAAACAAGAGTTAATGCCGCCTCAAACTGCTGAGAAATTACATTTTCATACTTATGCAGAACAGTTTTTCTTTATATTGAAAGGGAAGGCAACATTTTTAATTGAAGGCGAAACATTTACTGTTGACACCAACAAAGGTTTACAAATTAAAGCGGGCGATAAACATAAAATTTTGAATGATGGCGTAGATGATTTAGAATTTATACTTTTTTCCTATCCATCAACCCAAAATGACAGAACTGATTGTGAATAA
- a CDS encoding N-acetyltransferase produces MTELIVNNIKIKQIGLTESHLVVGLFNQYRIFYKQFSDIGMAKAFIDERLQHNESVIFIAIDEDTEKSVGFTQLYPKYSSIRLSKNWILNDLYVDEVYRKQGIGEKLIKTAMDFAKANGSTFVQLETAVDNYTAQHLYENIGFEKQGNDEEFFLYKIALNS; encoded by the coding sequence ATGACAGAACTGATTGTGAATAATATAAAGATAAAACAAATAGGATTAACAGAATCCCATCTCGTAGTTGGACTGTTTAACCAGTATCGCATATTTTATAAACAGTTTTCAGATATCGGCATGGCCAAAGCTTTTATTGATGAGCGCTTGCAACATAATGAATCGGTCATTTTTATAGCGATAGACGAGGATACTGAAAAATCGGTGGGTTTCACGCAGTTATATCCTAAATATTCTTCAATAAGATTAAGCAAAAATTGGATTTTGAACGATCTGTATGTTGATGAGGTTTACCGCAAGCAGGGAATTGGCGAAAAGTTGATTAAAACTGCTATGGATTTTGCCAAAGCCAATGGATCTACGTTTGTACAATTGGAAACTGCTGTAGATAATTACACCGCACAGCACTTATACGAAAACATAGGCTTTGAAAAACAAGGCAATGACGAAGAATTTTTTCTTTATAAAATAGCATTAAACTCATAG
- the argC gene encoding N-acetyl-gamma-glutamyl-phosphate reductase has product MNKIKAGIIGGAGYTGGEMLRILVNHPNVEIAFVNSTSNAGNLISDVHTDLIGDTDLKFVSDIPQDIDVLFLCVGHGDAKKFLAANPINESIKIIDLSQDFRLHEKAKFENREFVYGLPELNRDKIKAAKNIANPGCFATCIQLGLLPLAAKGLIQNEVHINATTGSTGAGQSLSTTSHFSWRTNNLSIYKAFEHQHLNEISESLLQLQPSLSEALNFIPQRGAFTRGILAAMYLESDLSLEEAQNIYEDYYSAHPFTHVSRKNIDLKQVVNTNKALVHTEKHDGKLFIISIIDNLLKGASGQAVQNMNLMFGLDETAGLKLKAANF; this is encoded by the coding sequence ATGAATAAAATTAAAGCAGGAATAATTGGCGGGGCGGGTTACACTGGCGGCGAAATGCTGCGTATTTTGGTTAACCACCCAAATGTTGAAATTGCTTTCGTAAATAGTACCAGTAACGCCGGAAACCTGATCTCAGATGTACATACTGATCTGATCGGTGATACAGATTTAAAATTTGTAAGCGATATTCCACAAGATATTGACGTATTATTTTTATGTGTTGGCCACGGCGATGCTAAGAAATTTTTGGCTGCTAACCCAATCAACGAAAGCATTAAAATTATAGATTTATCTCAGGACTTTAGGTTACATGAAAAAGCTAAATTCGAAAACCGCGAATTTGTTTATGGATTGCCAGAACTGAACCGTGATAAAATTAAAGCAGCTAAAAATATTGCAAACCCGGGTTGTTTTGCAACTTGTATCCAATTGGGTTTGTTGCCATTGGCCGCTAAAGGCTTGATTCAAAATGAGGTTCACATCAATGCTACTACCGGATCTACCGGTGCGGGACAGAGTTTATCTACTACTTCGCACTTCAGCTGGAGAACTAACAACCTTTCTATTTATAAAGCTTTTGAGCATCAGCATTTAAACGAAATCAGCGAGAGTTTGTTGCAGTTGCAACCCTCACTATCTGAAGCTTTAAATTTTATCCCACAGCGTGGTGCATTTACCAGAGGTATTTTAGCTGCCATGTACCTGGAAAGTGATTTAAGTTTAGAAGAAGCGCAAAACATTTACGAAGATTATTATAGTGCTCATCCTTTTACGCACGTAAGTCGGAAAAATATCGATCTAAAACAGGTCGTGAATACCAACAAGGCATTGGTACATACAGAAAAACATGATGGCAAATTATTTATCATTAGTATTATTGATAACCTGTTAAAAGGTGCCAGCGGACAAGCGGTTCAGAATATGAACTTAATGTTCGGCTTAGATGAAACAGCGGGACTTAAGTTAAAAGCAGCCAATTTCTAG
- a CDS encoding four helix bundle protein: MRDYQKLDVWKKAHLFTLQVYKEILPIMPIEEKFALTQQIRRATYSIPLNIVEGSGKNTDKDFVHYLDNALGSTKEIEYTFILIRDLAYISLAVYEAVNKSVNEVKAMLIAFIKFLRGGGKG, from the coding sequence ATGAGAGATTATCAAAAACTAGATGTTTGGAAAAAGGCTCACTTATTTACTTTACAGGTTTATAAGGAAATCCTCCCTATAATGCCTATTGAAGAAAAATTTGCTTTAACCCAACAAATTCGGCGGGCCACCTATTCTATCCCTTTAAATATTGTAGAAGGAAGCGGTAAAAACACAGATAAGGATTTTGTCCATTATCTTGATAATGCACTTGGCTCTACAAAAGAAATAGAATATACTTTTATTCTCATCCGTGATTTAGCTTACATCAGTTTAGCGGTTTATGAGGCTGTGAATAAAAGTGTTAATGAAGTTAAGGCGATGTTAATCGCATTTATTAAATTTTTGAGAGGCGGTGGAAAAGGTTAG
- a CDS encoding aspartate aminotransferase family protein, which yields MNLFDVYPLNDIEITKAAGSNVWDANGQQYLDLYGGHAVISIGHTNPHYVNRLTDQLNKVGFYSNSVKIPLQVQLAQKLGEVSGKKDFQLFLCNSGAEANENALKLASFYNGRKKVIAFTGAFHGRTSLAVAVTDNPKIVAPVNQTENVIFLPFNNEVALEETFKSQSNDISAVIIEGIQGVGGIKEASKSFLQKIRSLCDEYNAVYIADSVQCGYGRTGSFYSHDYSGVEADVYTMAKGMGNGFPVAGISIAPKFKPWHGELGTTFGGNHLACAAALAVLEVMEKDNLIKNAEEVGNYLITELKKFEQVKEVRGRGLMIGIELPEELAHVKKELLFKHFIFTGEAKPNVIRLLPALNLTKAHADEFLVAFEKAVKGVGYKV from the coding sequence ATGAACTTATTCGACGTTTACCCACTTAACGATATAGAAATTACCAAAGCAGCCGGCAGCAATGTTTGGGATGCTAACGGACAACAATATTTAGATTTGTATGGCGGTCATGCTGTAATTTCAATCGGGCATACTAACCCACATTATGTAAACCGTTTAACTGATCAGTTAAATAAAGTTGGTTTTTATTCAAATTCAGTAAAAATTCCTTTGCAGGTACAACTGGCACAGAAACTGGGCGAAGTATCAGGCAAAAAAGATTTCCAATTGTTCCTGTGTAATTCGGGAGCTGAGGCAAATGAAAATGCTTTAAAACTGGCTTCATTTTACAATGGAAGAAAAAAGGTAATTGCTTTTACGGGGGCTTTCCACGGACGTACCTCTTTAGCGGTTGCCGTAACCGACAATCCTAAAATTGTAGCACCGGTTAATCAGACCGAAAATGTAATCTTTTTGCCTTTCAATAATGAAGTCGCTTTAGAAGAAACTTTCAAATCACAGAGTAATGATATTTCAGCGGTGATTATTGAAGGTATTCAAGGCGTTGGTGGCATTAAAGAAGCCTCTAAAAGTTTCCTTCAAAAAATACGTTCACTTTGTGATGAATATAATGCCGTTTATATTGCCGATAGTGTTCAGTGCGGTTACGGACGTACAGGGTCGTTTTACTCGCATGATTACTCAGGTGTAGAAGCAGATGTGTATACGATGGCAAAAGGAATGGGTAATGGATTTCCGGTAGCGGGAATCTCAATTGCACCGAAATTTAAACCTTGGCACGGAGAGTTGGGTACAACTTTCGGTGGTAACCATTTAGCTTGCGCTGCGGCTTTAGCTGTTTTGGAAGTGATGGAAAAAGATAACCTGATCAAAAATGCTGAAGAAGTTGGGAACTATCTCATTACTGAATTAAAGAAATTTGAGCAGGTGAAAGAAGTTCGTGGCCGTGGCTTAATGATTGGTATCGAATTGCCAGAAGAACTTGCCCATGTTAAAAAGGAACTTTTGTTTAAGCATTTTATTTTTACTGGGGAGGCAAAACCCAATGTAATCCGTTTATTGCCGGCATTAAATTTAACGAAAGCACATGCTGATGAGTTTTTGGTAGCTTTTGAAAAAGCGGTAAAAGGCGTAGGGTATAAGGTTTAA
- a CDS encoding four helix bundle protein: MAVKFPKEERFELTSQLTRASLSIPLNIVEGCGRFTDKDFAHFLDTALGSTNEIDYCCLCASELKYISEEEYLKVNQAINEVRAMLISFLKFLRAGGKEKP; encoded by the coding sequence ATTGCTGTTAAATTTCCAAAAGAAGAAAGGTTTGAATTAACGTCTCAACTTACTAGAGCATCATTATCTATTCCTTTAAATATTGTTGAAGGATGTGGGAGATTTACTGATAAAGATTTTGCCCATTTTTTAGATACTGCGTTAGGCTCAACCAATGAAATTGATTATTGTTGTTTATGTGCCTCAGAATTAAAATACATAAGCGAAGAAGAATATTTAAAAGTTAACCAAGCAATTAATGAAGTTAGGGCAATGCTAATTTCTTTTTTGAAATTTTTAAGAGCGGGTGGAAAAGAAAAACCTTAA
- a CDS encoding acetylornithine carbamoyltransferase has product MKLFTSVHDVPSIKQFVNDALALKANPYAHQDLGKNKTLGLVFMNPSLRTRLSTQKAALNLGMNVMVMNMDKEGWALETQDGVVMNGSTVEHIREAAAVMGQYCDILGLRSFPKLNNREEDYSEDFFNKFVKYCAVPVVSLESATRHPLQSFADIITIHETWTKKPDGRKPKVVLAWAPHVKALPQAVPNSFAEWMCKAQAEGMIDFTIAQPEGYELSNDFTPNADIQYNLEEALVGADYVYVKNWSSYKEYGKVLTYPDGWMMNNEKLKFTNDAKVMHCLPVRRDLELSSEILDGPNSLVIHEAGNRLWAAQAVIKAMLEEL; this is encoded by the coding sequence ATGAAACTTTTCACTTCCGTACACGATGTCCCAAGCATCAAACAGTTTGTAAATGATGCGCTTGCATTAAAAGCGAATCCTTATGCGCACCAGGATTTAGGTAAAAACAAAACCTTAGGTTTAGTTTTTATGAACCCAAGTTTACGTACCCGCTTAAGTACCCAAAAAGCGGCCTTAAATTTAGGTATGAATGTGATGGTAATGAACATGGATAAAGAAGGTTGGGCATTAGAAACGCAGGATGGAGTGGTAATGAATGGCTCTACTGTTGAGCATATTCGTGAAGCTGCTGCGGTAATGGGCCAGTATTGCGATATTTTGGGCTTGCGTTCTTTTCCAAAGCTGAATAACCGTGAAGAGGATTATAGCGAAGATTTCTTCAATAAATTTGTGAAATATTGTGCAGTACCTGTGGTGAGTTTAGAAAGCGCAACACGTCACCCTTTACAAAGCTTCGCCGATATTATTACCATTCACGAAACCTGGACAAAGAAACCGGATGGCCGAAAACCTAAGGTAGTTTTAGCCTGGGCACCCCACGTTAAGGCATTACCTCAGGCGGTGCCAAATTCTTTTGCAGAGTGGATGTGCAAAGCTCAGGCAGAAGGAATGATCGATTTTACCATCGCCCAGCCAGAAGGTTATGAACTTTCCAATGATTTTACGCCTAATGCCGATATTCAGTATAATTTGGAAGAAGCTTTAGTTGGTGCTGATTATGTGTATGTGAAAAATTGGAGTAGTTATAAAGAGTATGGGAAAGTATTAACTTATCCTGATGGCTGGATGATGAACAACGAAAAGTTAAAATTCACAAATGATGCTAAAGTGATGCACTGTTTGCCTGTTCGTCGTGATCTGGAATTATCATCAGAGATTTTGGACGGACCAAATTCATTGGTTATTCACGAAGCCGGAAACCGTTTATGGGCAGCACAGGCGGTAATTAAAGCGATGTTGGAGGAATTGTAA
- the argB gene encoding acetylglutamate kinase, with translation MKQLTIIKIGGNVIDNSENLHQFLLDFTALPGDKILVHGGGKIATELGESLGIEAKMVEGRRITDIETLRIVTMVYAGLINKNMVAQLQAKGSNAIGLSGADGNVIKAKKRPVSTKTYGADAGPMAGAVIDYGFVGDLDENSVSSTTLDSLLQAGLVPVLCAITHDGATQLLNTNADTIASSVAVAMSALYETRLVYCFEKKGVLKDVNDDGSVVREIKADEFESLKADGTVQGGMIPKLHNAFEAIKKGVSAVYIGKADELSELAEGTFGTKMLK, from the coding sequence ATGAAACAACTCACAATCATAAAAATCGGTGGAAACGTAATCGATAATTCAGAAAACCTTCATCAGTTTTTGCTGGATTTTACTGCATTGCCGGGAGATAAAATTTTGGTTCATGGTGGCGGTAAAATTGCAACTGAGCTTGGCGAATCGCTCGGCATTGAAGCCAAAATGGTTGAGGGCAGAAGAATTACCGATATTGAAACATTGCGGATTGTAACCATGGTTTATGCCGGACTGATCAATAAAAATATGGTTGCCCAGCTACAGGCCAAGGGTAGTAATGCTATTGGTTTAAGCGGTGCTGATGGTAATGTGATCAAAGCAAAAAAACGGCCGGTTAGTACCAAAACTTATGGTGCGGATGCGGGACCAATGGCAGGAGCCGTAATTGATTATGGCTTTGTGGGTGATTTGGATGAAAATTCTGTTTCTTCAACGACTTTAGATAGTTTGCTTCAGGCCGGATTGGTTCCTGTTTTATGTGCCATTACACACGACGGTGCTACACAACTTTTAAATACCAATGCCGATACTATTGCATCTTCTGTTGCGGTGGCGATGTCTGCTTTATATGAAACACGTTTGGTATATTGCTTTGAGAAAAAAGGTGTACTTAAAGATGTGAATGATGACGGTTCTGTAGTGAGAGAAATCAAAGCTGATGAGTTTGAAAGTTTAAAAGCAGATGGAACGGTGCAGGGTGGAATGATCCCCAAATTACATAACGCTTTTGAAGCAATTAAAAAAGGAGTTTCGGCAGTATACATCGGTAAAGCCGATGAACTTTCTGAACTTGCAGAAGGCACTTTTGGAACCAAGATGCTGAAGTAA